A part of Myxococcus landrumus genomic DNA contains:
- a CDS encoding aminoglycoside phosphotransferase family protein, with protein MELEAALRDQVGQAIGRPVPMAPIKKLKGDASNRSYYRVGAPPESWVVMEMPLNATKKSEEATKGEPPKELPFVNVHRYLQKLEVRVPHILRYDEPAGMMVLEDLSDITFESALEGGKHHEALYTRAIDLLARLRAKAEQHQDPDCLAFTRSFDEDLYDWELHHFREWGLEAWSGKQPTPAERAELDSTFRSIAKQLAAAPRGFTHRDYQSRNIMVKEGELVVIDFQDALQGPRQYDLVALLRDSYVELERPFVDAMLDRYIATFQEASGERIDAVDFKAFFDLLTVQRKLKDAGRFEFIHRVKGNPGFLVSIPASLRYVRDAFRQRPELRGLQTLVAKYVPELAP; from the coding sequence ATGGAACTCGAGGCCGCCCTGCGCGACCAGGTGGGACAGGCCATTGGCCGTCCCGTGCCCATGGCTCCCATCAAGAAGTTGAAGGGAGACGCGAGCAATCGCTCGTACTACCGCGTGGGTGCCCCGCCCGAAAGCTGGGTGGTGATGGAGATGCCGCTCAACGCGACGAAGAAGAGCGAGGAGGCCACCAAGGGTGAGCCGCCGAAGGAGCTGCCCTTCGTCAACGTCCACCGCTACCTCCAGAAGCTGGAGGTCCGTGTGCCCCACATCCTGCGCTACGACGAGCCCGCGGGGATGATGGTGTTGGAGGACCTGAGCGACATCACCTTCGAGTCCGCGCTGGAGGGCGGCAAGCACCACGAGGCGCTCTACACCCGCGCCATCGACCTGCTGGCGCGGCTGCGCGCGAAGGCGGAGCAGCACCAGGACCCCGACTGCCTGGCCTTCACGCGCTCCTTCGACGAGGACCTGTACGACTGGGAGCTGCACCACTTCCGCGAGTGGGGCCTGGAGGCGTGGAGCGGAAAGCAGCCCACGCCCGCCGAGCGCGCGGAGCTGGACAGCACCTTCCGCTCCATCGCGAAGCAGCTGGCCGCCGCGCCCCGAGGCTTCACCCACCGCGACTACCAGAGCCGCAACATCATGGTGAAGGAGGGCGAGCTGGTGGTCATCGACTTCCAGGACGCGCTCCAGGGCCCGCGCCAGTACGACCTGGTCGCGCTGCTGCGAGACAGCTACGTGGAGCTGGAGCGGCCGTTCGTGGACGCCATGCTGGACCGCTACATCGCGACGTTCCAGGAGGCGAGCGGCGAGCGAATCGACGCGGTGGATTTCAAGGCGTTCTTCGACCTGCTCACCGTGCAGCGCAAGCTGAAGGACGCGGGCCGCTTCGAGTTCATCCACCGCGTGAAGGGCAACCCGGGCTTCCTCGTCTCCATCCCCGCGTCGCTGCGCTACGTGCGCGATGCGTTCCGTCAGCGGCCGGAGCTGCGAGGGCTGCAGACGCTGGTGGCGAAGTACGTCCCCGAGCTGGCTCCCTGA
- a CDS encoding pyridoxal-phosphate dependent enzyme: MDIHDNILNAIGNTPLVKLNKLVGPNDATVLVKCEFMNPGASIKDRMALYIIEKAEKEGKLKPGGTIVENTSGNTGMGVALAAAVKGYKCIFTMPDKMSLEKINRLKALGAQVVVTPTNVPAEDPRSYYETAKRLHRETPGAFMLNQYHNPDNIAAHYALTGPEIHEQTSGKIDYFVSGLGTGGTMSGAGKYLKEKIPGLKNVGVDPVGSVYEGYFKTGKMTEPHVYKVEGIGEDMLCGAMDFKVVDDVRQVDDRQCFIAARRLAREEGIFAGGSSGAAVHVAVQLAKEVGKGKTIVVVLPDSGSSYISKFHSDEWMRDNGFMEDKGTGTVRDIIGAKQRDVKTARKGDRVDQVVETMRGHGISQMPVVSEDGRAVGMVHEYDLLNALVAGKVKFADAIDSIVAPLQGALSMDTSIARLREIFAMDNVAVVKEGEKVVAIVTKIDLIDFLHRTTAT, translated from the coding sequence ATGGACATCCACGACAACATCCTCAACGCCATTGGCAACACGCCCCTGGTCAAGCTCAACAAGCTCGTTGGCCCCAACGACGCGACCGTGCTGGTCAAGTGCGAGTTCATGAACCCGGGCGCGTCCATCAAGGACCGCATGGCGCTGTACATCATCGAGAAGGCCGAGAAGGAGGGGAAGCTCAAGCCCGGCGGCACCATCGTCGAGAACACCTCCGGCAACACCGGCATGGGCGTGGCGCTGGCGGCGGCGGTGAAGGGCTACAAGTGCATCTTCACGATGCCGGACAAGATGTCGCTGGAGAAGATCAACCGCCTGAAGGCGCTGGGCGCCCAGGTGGTGGTGACGCCCACGAACGTCCCGGCCGAGGACCCGCGCAGCTACTACGAGACGGCCAAGCGCCTGCACCGCGAGACGCCGGGCGCGTTCATGCTCAACCAGTACCACAACCCGGACAACATCGCGGCGCACTACGCCCTCACGGGTCCGGAGATTCACGAGCAGACGAGCGGCAAGATTGACTACTTCGTCTCCGGCCTGGGCACCGGCGGGACGATGAGCGGCGCGGGCAAGTACCTCAAGGAGAAGATTCCGGGCCTGAAGAACGTGGGCGTGGACCCGGTGGGCTCCGTGTACGAGGGCTACTTCAAGACGGGCAAGATGACCGAGCCGCACGTCTACAAGGTGGAAGGTATCGGCGAGGACATGCTGTGCGGCGCCATGGACTTCAAGGTCGTGGACGACGTGCGCCAGGTCGATGACCGCCAGTGCTTCATCGCGGCGCGGCGGCTGGCTCGCGAGGAGGGCATCTTCGCGGGTGGCTCCTCCGGCGCGGCGGTGCACGTGGCCGTGCAGCTGGCGAAGGAAGTGGGCAAGGGCAAGACCATCGTCGTCGTGCTCCCCGACTCCGGCAGCAGCTACATCAGCAAGTTCCACTCGGACGAGTGGATGCGCGACAACGGCTTCATGGAGGACAAGGGCACGGGCACCGTGCGCGACATCATCGGCGCCAAGCAGCGCGACGTGAAGACGGCGCGCAAGGGCGACCGCGTGGACCAGGTGGTGGAGACGATGCGCGGCCACGGCATCAGCCAGATGCCCGTGGTGTCCGAGGACGGCCGCGCGGTGGGCATGGTGCACGAGTATGACCTGCTCAACGCGCTGGTCGCCGGGAAGGTGAAGTTCGCCGACGCCATCGACTCCATCGTCGCCCCGCTCCAGGGCGCACTGTCGATGGACACCAGCATCGCCCGCCTGCGGGAAATCTTCGCGATGGACAACGTCGCCGTCGTGAAGGAGGGCGAGAAGGTCGTCGCCATCGTCACGAAGATCGACCTCATCGACTTCCTGCACCGCACGACGGCGACCTAG
- a CDS encoding AlkA N-terminal domain-containing protein encodes MDLLDSDACYRALQTRDARFDGRLFVGVTSTGIYCRPICPARTPKRENCTFHASAAAAQEEGFRPCLRCRPETAPDLASWRGTSNTVSRALALIAEGALDGGEAGVEALGERLGVGERQLRRLFKQHLGATPVAVAQTRRVLFAKQLIQETRMPLAEVALASGFGSVRRFNETFQGLYQRPPSALRRKHLASAEESSSAVAEAGVTLRLRYRPPYDWTSMLEYLSARAIDGVEQVSRTGYRRMVSQDGGVGTVEVSHEPARNNLVVTIRFPRVASLPAIVARMRRVFDVGADIEVIGAHLSKDPFLAPLVALRPGLRAPGGWDGFELAVRAILGQQVTVEAARKLAGHLVALCGEGLPPPEGLPSGLGRTFPSPERVASTDLSALGMPSARKATLKALADAALADPLLFHPFGTVEEGIARLRSIRGVGEWTAQYIALRALRETDAFPASDVALLRSAATDEGARPSPEDLLQRAEPWRPWRAYAAQHLWAADPGPRTRLPEARHG; translated from the coding sequence ATGGACCTGCTCGATTCCGACGCCTGCTATCGCGCGCTTCAGACGCGGGATGCCCGCTTCGACGGCCGGCTCTTCGTCGGAGTGACGTCGACCGGCATCTACTGCCGCCCCATCTGTCCGGCCCGCACGCCCAAGCGGGAGAACTGCACCTTCCACGCGTCCGCCGCCGCCGCGCAGGAGGAGGGCTTCCGCCCCTGTCTGCGCTGCCGCCCCGAGACGGCGCCGGACCTGGCCTCGTGGCGAGGCACCTCCAACACCGTGTCGCGCGCGCTGGCCCTCATCGCGGAAGGTGCCTTGGATGGAGGCGAGGCGGGAGTCGAAGCGCTGGGCGAGCGGCTGGGCGTGGGCGAGCGCCAGCTGCGCCGCCTCTTCAAGCAGCACCTGGGAGCCACGCCCGTGGCCGTCGCGCAGACGCGCCGCGTGCTGTTCGCCAAGCAGCTCATCCAGGAGACGCGGATGCCGCTGGCGGAGGTGGCGCTCGCGTCGGGGTTCGGCAGCGTGCGGCGCTTCAACGAGACATTCCAGGGCCTCTACCAACGCCCCCCCAGCGCGCTGCGCCGCAAGCACCTGGCCTCGGCGGAGGAGTCCTCCAGCGCCGTGGCGGAGGCGGGCGTGACGCTGCGGCTGCGCTACCGGCCTCCGTATGACTGGACATCGATGCTCGAGTACCTCTCCGCGCGCGCCATCGACGGCGTGGAGCAGGTCTCTCGCACGGGCTACCGGCGCATGGTGTCCCAGGACGGCGGCGTGGGCACGGTGGAGGTGTCTCACGAGCCGGCGCGCAACAACCTGGTGGTGACGATTCGCTTCCCGCGTGTGGCGTCGCTGCCCGCCATCGTCGCGCGCATGCGACGGGTGTTCGACGTAGGCGCGGACATCGAGGTGATTGGTGCCCACCTCTCCAAGGACCCGTTCCTCGCGCCCCTCGTCGCCCTGCGGCCCGGGCTGCGAGCGCCGGGCGGCTGGGACGGCTTCGAGCTGGCGGTGCGAGCGATTCTGGGCCAGCAGGTGACGGTGGAGGCCGCGCGAAAGCTCGCGGGCCATCTCGTCGCCCTGTGTGGAGAAGGACTCCCGCCGCCGGAAGGACTCCCCTCGGGACTGGGCCGGACCTTCCCCTCACCCGAGCGCGTCGCGAGCACGGACCTGTCCGCGCTGGGGATGCCCTCCGCGCGCAAGGCCACGCTGAAGGCGCTGGCGGACGCGGCGCTGGCGGACCCGCTCCTCTTCCATCCGTTCGGCACCGTCGAGGAGGGCATCGCCCGGCTGCGCTCCATCCGAGGCGTGGGCGAGTGGACCGCGCAGTACATCGCGCTGCGCGCCCTGCGAGAAACGGACGCCTTCCCGGCCAGCGACGTCGCGCTGCTGCGGAGCGCGGCGACCGATGAGGGAGCACGTCCCTCCCCCGAGGACCTGCTGCAACGCGCGGAACCCTGGAGGCCCTGGCGGGCCTATGCCGCGCAACACCTGTGGGCCGCGGACCCGGGCCCACGCACACGACTTCCGGAGGCACGTCATGGCTGA
- the ogt gene encoding methylated-DNA--[protein]-cysteine S-methyltransferase gives MAETLRFIIDKTDTPIGELIVVADPEGHLRAVDWTEHAGRMRQLLRLHYGEKGYVLEEGKNPGGLTEMMRAYFAGKLDAIDSLPSRTAGTAFQREVWAALREIPCGDTVSYSALAQRIGRPAAVRAVGMANGANPVGIVVPCHRVVGANGSLTGYGGGIERKRWLLAHEAKARASSAA, from the coding sequence ATGGCTGAGACGCTTCGCTTCATCATCGACAAGACGGACACACCCATCGGCGAGCTCATCGTCGTCGCGGACCCCGAGGGCCACCTGCGCGCGGTGGACTGGACGGAGCACGCAGGGCGCATGCGGCAGTTGCTGCGGCTGCACTATGGCGAGAAGGGCTACGTGCTCGAGGAGGGAAAGAACCCTGGCGGCCTCACCGAGATGATGCGGGCGTACTTCGCGGGGAAGCTGGACGCCATCGACAGCCTGCCCTCCCGCACCGCGGGCACCGCGTTCCAGCGCGAGGTGTGGGCGGCGCTGCGCGAAATCCCCTGCGGGGACACCGTCTCGTACTCGGCGCTGGCCCAGCGCATCGGCCGGCCCGCGGCGGTGCGCGCGGTGGGGATGGCCAATGGCGCCAATCCCGTGGGCATCGTCGTCCCGTGTCATCGCGTGGTGGGCGCGAATGGCTCGCTCACGGGCTACGGTGGCGGCATCGAGCGAAAGCGCTGGCTGCTCGCGCACGAAGCGAAGGCCCGTGCTTCTTCCGCTGCCTGA
- a CDS encoding isocitrate lyase/PEP mutase family protein, translating into MPIAPPSSIREFRQLHQSGLLLLVNAWDAGSARVMESLGAKAIATTSAGLAWSQGYPDGDLLPVSRLLDAVASIARVVKVPLTVDMEGGYSNEPHAVGELAAGVLDAGAVGINLEDGTGTVDLLCAKIEAVKLAAARKSVDLFVNARTDVFLRGIGPAERRVEETLARARRLRDAGADGLFVPGVKAPADIKAIASEAGLPLNVMAMVGMSHASELEALGARRLSSGANIATATLGRVAALTTEFLRNGGAVSPPEAGITYPAINALLTRP; encoded by the coding sequence ATGCCCATCGCTCCGCCGAGTTCCATCCGCGAGTTTCGCCAGCTCCACCAGTCCGGACTGCTGTTGCTGGTCAATGCGTGGGACGCCGGCAGCGCCCGCGTCATGGAGAGCCTGGGAGCCAAGGCCATCGCCACGACGAGCGCCGGCCTGGCCTGGTCCCAGGGCTACCCCGATGGAGACCTGCTCCCGGTGAGCCGGCTCCTGGACGCCGTGGCCTCCATCGCCCGGGTGGTGAAGGTGCCGCTGACGGTGGACATGGAGGGGGGCTACTCGAACGAGCCGCACGCGGTGGGGGAGCTGGCCGCGGGCGTCCTGGACGCGGGCGCCGTCGGCATCAACCTGGAGGACGGCACGGGCACGGTGGACCTGCTGTGCGCGAAGATTGAAGCCGTGAAGCTCGCCGCGGCGCGCAAGAGCGTGGACCTGTTCGTGAACGCGCGCACGGATGTGTTCCTGCGCGGAATCGGCCCCGCGGAGCGTCGCGTCGAGGAGACGCTGGCGCGAGCCCGCCGCCTGCGGGACGCGGGCGCGGACGGCCTCTTCGTCCCTGGCGTGAAGGCCCCCGCCGACATCAAGGCCATCGCCTCCGAGGCGGGCCTGCCCCTGAACGTCATGGCGATGGTGGGCATGTCCCATGCCTCGGAGCTGGAGGCGCTGGGAGCGCGCCGCCTCAGCTCGGGCGCGAACATCGCCACGGCCACCCTGGGACGCGTGGCGGCGCTCACCACGGAGTTCCTGCGCAATGGCGGCGCGGTGTCCCCGCCGGAAGCGGGCATCACCTACCCCGCCATCAACGCCCTGCTGACGCGCCCCTGA
- a CDS encoding MaoC family dehydratase translates to MRYFEDFQPGEASEAGPYVISREEIIAFAKQFDPQPFHLSDEGGREGIFGGIIASGWHTASICHKLVVENLLKGSASLGSPGLDELKWLRPVRPGDALTARFEVISLTPSRSKADRGAIKFRFEVRNQAGEVVMTEIANALFARRPEAK, encoded by the coding sequence ATGCGCTACTTTGAAGACTTTCAGCCCGGCGAGGCGAGTGAGGCCGGGCCCTACGTCATCTCGCGGGAGGAGATCATCGCCTTCGCGAAGCAGTTCGACCCGCAGCCCTTCCACCTGAGTGATGAAGGAGGGCGCGAGGGCATCTTCGGCGGCATCATCGCGAGCGGATGGCACACCGCGTCCATCTGCCACAAGCTCGTGGTGGAGAACCTGTTGAAGGGCTCCGCGAGCCTGGGGTCTCCCGGGCTGGACGAGCTGAAGTGGCTGCGTCCGGTGCGGCCCGGCGACGCGCTGACCGCGCGGTTCGAGGTCATCTCGCTGACGCCCTCGCGAAGCAAGGCGGACCGAGGCGCCATCAAGTTCCGCTTCGAGGTCCGCAATCAGGCCGGCGAGGTGGTGATGACTGAAATCGCCAACGCGCTCTTCGCGCGGCGCCCCGAGGCGAAGTAG
- a CDS encoding tail fiber domain-containing protein translates to MSVKTWLVAMGLAAAGLGCSGDDGATGSQGLQGSQGTPGPQGERGPAGPPGQSWQVGTGLALSNNVLNLRFGTGAEFPVSDNDLRLSNPREPLPDSASYIQNKANGDTQTASFRISGPGIVQERLATNTELIVDTSKGIPNTPPSPSDPSNTLLRLQNTLNTGVKWTQFPLLTVDSAGSILARGEAGQGPIPMTGQGVRLMWWPRQGAFRAGYADAQWDSASVGLYSWAGGNQTLASGQGAFAMGERCTAGGRNSVCMGNNSSATSDSSVALGYRVSTGNFPGSFVFGDQSSLDIHTVSAPNQFLVRASGGIRLRTSSNLNLGCDVPSDTSELRCTSDRNEKDDFRNVDGEALLGKVANLPISTWRYKREQADVRHMGPVAQDFRATFGLGTDNKSIGLLDISGVNLAAIQALEVRTRELREKSAEVDALKSEMAELKRTMSRLEAAVLAKDARP, encoded by the coding sequence ATGAGTGTCAAAACGTGGCTGGTCGCGATGGGGCTCGCGGCCGCGGGGCTCGGCTGCAGTGGAGACGACGGTGCAACGGGGTCCCAAGGTCTCCAGGGCAGCCAAGGTACGCCCGGCCCGCAGGGAGAGCGAGGCCCCGCGGGGCCACCCGGGCAATCGTGGCAGGTCGGCACGGGGCTGGCGCTGAGCAACAACGTCCTCAACCTCCGGTTCGGAACCGGGGCGGAGTTTCCCGTCTCCGACAATGACTTGCGCCTCTCCAACCCGCGCGAGCCCTTGCCCGACAGCGCCAGCTACATCCAGAACAAGGCCAACGGCGACACCCAGACGGCCTCGTTCCGCATCTCTGGACCGGGCATCGTCCAGGAGCGCCTGGCGACGAACACCGAGCTGATCGTCGACACGTCGAAGGGAATCCCCAACACGCCCCCCTCCCCCAGCGACCCTTCCAACACGCTCCTGAGGCTCCAGAACACGCTCAACACCGGCGTGAAGTGGACCCAGTTCCCCCTGCTCACCGTGGACTCGGCGGGCAGCATCCTCGCGCGGGGCGAGGCGGGCCAGGGACCGATTCCCATGACGGGCCAAGGCGTGCGCCTCATGTGGTGGCCGCGACAGGGAGCCTTCCGCGCGGGCTATGCGGACGCCCAATGGGACAGCGCCAGCGTGGGCCTGTACTCCTGGGCCGGCGGCAACCAGACCCTCGCCAGCGGACAGGGCGCCTTCGCCATGGGCGAGCGCTGCACCGCGGGCGGCCGCAACTCCGTGTGCATGGGCAACAACAGCAGCGCCACGAGCGACTCCAGCGTCGCGCTGGGCTATCGCGTGTCGACCGGCAACTTCCCCGGCTCCTTCGTCTTCGGCGACCAGTCGAGCCTCGACATCCACACCGTCTCCGCCCCCAACCAGTTCCTCGTCCGTGCCTCCGGTGGCATCCGACTGCGCACCAGCTCCAACCTCAACCTGGGCTGTGACGTGCCTTCCGACACCTCCGAGCTGCGGTGCACGTCCGACCGCAACGAGAAGGACGACTTCCGGAACGTCGACGGCGAGGCCCTGCTCGGCAAGGTGGCCAACCTCCCCATCTCCACCTGGCGCTACAAGCGCGAGCAGGCCGACGTGCGCCACATGGGCCCCGTCGCGCAGGACTTCCGCGCCACGTTTGGTCTCGGCACGGACAACAAGAGCATTGGCTTGCTCGACATCTCCGGCGTGAATCTCGCGGCCATCCAGGCGCTCGAGGTCCGCACCCGCGAGCTGCGTGAGAAGAGCGCCGAGGTCGACGCCCTCAAGTCCGAGATGGCCGAGCTCAAGCGCACCATGTCCCGGCTCGAGGCCGCGGTCCTCGCGAAGGACGCGCGCCCGTAG
- a CDS encoding cystathionine gamma-synthase yields MRFDTLAIHAGQEPDPTTGAIMTPVYLSSTYVQDGPGEHKGYEYSRTHNPTRKALQDCLAALEGAKHGAAFASGLAATDMLMHMLDAGDHVVVSDDVYGGTFRIFDKVFKRSGLNFSFVDLSQPGAFEAAITPKTKMVWVESPTNPMLKLIDLARIAEVAKKRGILAIADNTFMTPYFQRPLDLGFDVVTHSTTKYLNGHSDVVGGFVCTSREDVAERMYFLQNAVGGVSGAFDSFLVLRGVKTLHVRMDRHALNAMKVSQFLATHPKVKKVTYPGLETHPQHALAKQQMKGFGGMLTFDIHGGLEAARRFLKTTKVFACAESLGGVESLIEHPAIMTHASVPKETREKLGIADGFIRLSVGIEDSQDLIDDLAQALDAVK; encoded by the coding sequence ATGCGCTTCGACACCCTCGCGATTCATGCCGGCCAGGAGCCGGACCCCACGACGGGCGCCATCATGACCCCCGTCTACCTGAGTTCCACCTACGTCCAGGACGGGCCTGGGGAGCACAAGGGCTACGAGTACAGCCGGACGCACAATCCCACGCGCAAGGCGCTCCAGGATTGTCTGGCCGCGCTCGAGGGTGCGAAGCACGGCGCCGCCTTCGCCTCGGGCCTGGCGGCCACGGACATGTTGATGCACATGCTGGACGCCGGTGACCACGTCGTCGTCTCCGACGATGTGTACGGCGGCACCTTCCGCATCTTCGACAAGGTCTTCAAGCGCAGCGGCCTGAACTTCTCCTTCGTCGACCTGTCCCAGCCGGGCGCCTTCGAGGCGGCCATCACGCCCAAGACGAAGATGGTGTGGGTGGAGTCGCCCACCAACCCGATGCTCAAGCTCATCGACCTGGCGCGCATCGCCGAGGTCGCCAAGAAGCGCGGCATCCTGGCCATCGCGGACAACACCTTCATGACGCCGTACTTCCAGCGTCCGCTGGACCTCGGCTTCGACGTGGTGACGCACTCCACGACCAAGTACCTCAACGGGCACAGCGACGTGGTGGGCGGCTTCGTCTGCACCAGCCGCGAGGACGTGGCCGAGCGGATGTACTTCCTCCAGAACGCCGTGGGCGGTGTGTCCGGCGCGTTCGACAGCTTCCTCGTGCTGCGCGGCGTGAAGACGCTCCACGTCCGCATGGACCGGCACGCGCTCAACGCGATGAAGGTGTCCCAGTTCCTCGCCACGCACCCGAAGGTGAAGAAGGTCACCTACCCGGGCCTGGAGACGCATCCGCAGCACGCGCTCGCCAAGCAGCAGATGAAGGGCTTCGGCGGCATGCTGACGTTCGACATCCACGGCGGCCTGGAGGCGGCGCGCCGCTTCCTCAAGACGACGAAGGTGTTCGCGTGCGCCGAGTCGCTCGGCGGCGTCGAGTCCCTCATCGAGCACCCGGCCATCATGACGCACGCGTCCGTGCCGAAGGAGACGCGTGAGAAGCTGGGCATCGCGGACGGCTTCATCCGCTTGTCCGTGGGCATCGAGGACTCGCAGGACCTCATCGACGACCTGGCGCAGGCGCTCGACGCGGTGAAGTAG
- a CDS encoding crotonase/enoyl-CoA hydratase family protein — protein MSVRVEKQGPVTTVILHRPEVRNAVDGVTAQALADAFRAFDADTEARVGVLYGDGGTFCAGADLKAVSERRLPRLEVDGDGPMGPSRMRLGKPVIAAISGHAVAGGLELALWCDLRVVEEDAVLGVFCRRWGVPLIDGGTVRLPRLIGLSRAMDLILTGRPVPAHEALAMGLVNRVVARGQAREAAEALAREVAAFPQACMNADRASAYAQAGQGLEEALRQEFLGGVKVLESESIAGATRFAKGAGRHGTFE, from the coding sequence ATGAGCGTGCGCGTCGAGAAGCAGGGCCCCGTCACCACCGTCATCCTCCACCGCCCCGAGGTGCGCAACGCGGTGGATGGGGTCACCGCCCAGGCCCTGGCCGACGCGTTCCGCGCCTTCGACGCCGACACCGAGGCTCGCGTGGGCGTGCTGTACGGAGACGGCGGGACGTTCTGCGCGGGCGCGGACCTCAAGGCCGTGTCGGAGCGGCGCCTGCCTCGGCTCGAGGTCGATGGGGACGGGCCCATGGGGCCCTCGCGCATGAGGCTGGGCAAGCCCGTCATCGCGGCCATCAGCGGGCATGCGGTGGCGGGAGGGCTGGAGCTGGCGCTGTGGTGTGACCTGCGCGTGGTGGAGGAGGACGCGGTGCTGGGGGTCTTCTGCCGGCGCTGGGGCGTGCCGCTCATCGACGGGGGCACGGTGCGGCTCCCCCGGCTCATCGGCCTCTCTCGGGCCATGGACCTCATCCTCACGGGCCGCCCGGTGCCCGCGCACGAGGCGCTGGCCATGGGGTTGGTCAACCGGGTGGTTGCCAGAGGACAGGCGCGGGAGGCGGCCGAGGCGCTCGCCCGGGAAGTGGCCGCGTTTCCGCAGGCTTGCATGAACGCGGACCGGGCTTCGGCCTATGCGCAGGCGGGGCAGGGGTTGGAGGAAGCGCTGCGTCAGGAGTTCCTGGGTGGGGTGAAGGTGCTGGAGAGTGAGTCCATCGCGGGGGCCACCCGGTTCGCGAAGGGGGCGGGTCGGCACGGGACGTTCGAGTAG
- a CDS encoding class I SAM-dependent methyltransferase — MAAPEGTQGNGGDEAGMFANRLRKGAKHFRKWARAQGLTAFRVYDRDIPEYPFAIDCYGDCVHVTEYPRRRALKSGTAETQRTEVLDAVASVLEVPTERIFVKTHTPQPWGRAQYGRVGEGSGRLVVEERGLKFWVNLGDYLDTGLFMDHRDTRQRVREEAKGKRFLNLFAYTGAFTVYAAAGGAAKTVTVDLSNTYLDWAEDNLDLNGLANSRHELIRADAKAWVEAQAEGTERYDLIVCDPPSFSTSKKMTGSFNVQRDHVRLLDALRALLAPGGVLYFSNNFLGFQLDAKAARGWKSVEELTPASIPEDFQRKDIHRCWRMVAP, encoded by the coding sequence ATGGCTGCACCCGAAGGCACTCAAGGCAACGGCGGCGACGAGGCCGGCATGTTCGCCAATCGGCTCCGCAAGGGCGCGAAGCACTTCCGCAAGTGGGCCCGCGCCCAGGGGCTGACGGCCTTCCGCGTCTATGACCGGGACATTCCCGAGTACCCCTTCGCCATCGACTGCTACGGCGACTGCGTCCACGTCACGGAGTACCCGCGCCGCCGCGCGCTCAAGTCCGGCACCGCGGAGACGCAGCGGACCGAGGTGCTCGACGCCGTGGCCTCGGTGCTGGAGGTCCCCACCGAGCGCATCTTCGTGAAGACGCACACGCCCCAGCCCTGGGGCCGCGCGCAGTACGGCCGGGTGGGCGAGGGCAGCGGGCGGCTCGTCGTGGAGGAGCGAGGGCTGAAGTTCTGGGTCAACCTGGGCGACTACCTGGACACCGGCCTCTTCATGGACCACCGCGACACCCGGCAGCGGGTCCGCGAGGAAGCCAAGGGCAAGCGCTTCCTCAACCTCTTCGCGTACACGGGCGCCTTCACCGTCTACGCCGCGGCGGGGGGTGCCGCGAAGACGGTGACGGTGGACCTGTCCAACACCTACCTGGACTGGGCCGAGGACAACCTGGACCTGAACGGCCTGGCGAACTCACGCCACGAGCTCATCCGCGCGGACGCGAAGGCGTGGGTGGAGGCCCAGGCGGAGGGAACGGAGCGCTATGACCTCATCGTCTGCGACCCGCCCTCGTTCTCCACGTCGAAGAAGATGACGGGCTCGTTCAACGTGCAGCGAGACCACGTGCGGCTCTTGGATGCGCTCCGGGCGTTGCTCGCGCCCGGAGGAGTCCTCTACTTCTCCAACAACTTCCTCGGCTTCCAGCTCGACGCCAAGGCCGCGCGCGGCTGGAAGTCCGTGGAAGAGCTCACGCCCGCCTCCATCCCCGAGGACTTCCAACGCAAGGACATCCACCGCTGCTGGCGGATGGTGGCGCCCTGA